A stretch of DNA from Dehalococcoidales bacterium:
CGGCATTGAGGTGAGTTACAGAAAGGAGAAGGAAATACTTCGTAGCATTTTCTGCCAATAGCTTCTTTCAATTTTACGCCGGATAACTTGGAAAATGATGGATTTATATATTTCACTGTATAATCAGTGCTAATAATGCGAATACCTTGGGGAAGGTAGTCTACAATTCTATTAAATCCATCTAAGTTATTTCCATTACCGGAGCACGTTTTAAAAGGTGTAATTTGCTCACTATTTTTTAAATGGCGGCTAATCAATTTTCACAACCTTATGTTACTTATAGTTATACAGAGCCGTTTTGCCTATTATTTATATGTATAGAGTCGAAATAAATAAATAATTGCCGTTTATGCTAATCTGTCATGCCCAAGTTGTCAATAACAAAACGATGTTGTGTTATTGTTCTACGATCTTGTCACTCCCTAACTGTTCAGGGAAAATGTCCTCATTTACCGATCGATAATGAAACTATACAAGCGTTACTAATCAGGATAAGTGTTTTCTTGAATTGTATAGCTATCAACTGAAAAATTGTCATAAAAAAACGTATACTTCTGATCTTTTCTAAAACAACGACGCAAGCTATAGAAAAACCAAGCAAGGGCAGTGATAAGCCTGGTTTTATTTTCCCGAAACAGCGGAACAGTAACAGGAAAGCTTAAATAGTTAATCTAAACAATTGCTTTGGCGGATTAAAACCTTCGGCCTAAACACGTTTTGATATTTTTTCACTTACGAAACCAGCGGCTTACAGTAAATATTCCGCAACTCTTTCGATAGCCAAAGGGTGAAATGGAACACAGAACACGACGCGTTCAAAACAGGTCAGCATTGAAAGTCCTGGAATCTGCTTTAAAAGAATAAGTATTAATACACATACATTACGAGTGAGCACTGCATTATTATCGGTTTTTCGCAGGAATCTTTATAATGAAGGAGATCGGGATAATAAACAATACGGCAGGTGAACCATGATAGAAAAAATATATACATATTCCACCACGGAAGAAAAAACAATCGAACAAATAATTCAGGATGATCCGGTTCAGATCAACCATATGATTTTACCTAAAGATGCGAGCCTGCCCGAGCATTACTCAAACTCCAATGTATATATGATCGTAATGCGAGGCAAGCTTTCCCTGAAGCTCGATGATCAGGATGTCCATATATACACCTATGGGCAGATTGTAAATATTCCATTTGATACCAGGATGAATGTCAGTAACTCCGATGACGAAATACTGGAATTCATGGTTGTAAAAGCACCGCATCCAAGAAACTATAAAAAATAACTTAAATATTGCTACAAAATAAATGCGGTTGATTTCTGTACAAGAACCAGCTTTTGAGAAATCTTCAAAAATGATAGCCGCCGCTGTTATGCTTTTTGCTGACGAATGTTTTTCATAAATGCCACTAGACCGCGCATGATCTCCAGTGGTGTCGGCGGGTCCCCCGGGATTTTGAAAGTTACCGGCAAAATCTTGTCCGCACCACCCAGGACGGCATAGCTTTCACTAAGTAAGCCTCCATTACAAGCATCGTCTCCAACGGCTATTACCCAGCTTGGGCGTGGCATTGCATCATAAGTTTTAAGCACGGCATTTTGCATATTGAGGGTTACTGCGCCGGTAATTAGGATCACATCTGCATGGCGGGGGGAAGCTACAAAGCTGACGCCAAACCTTCCGATATCATAATGCGGTGTAGTAAGGTTATTAATTTCTATTTCAACAGAGTTGTCGGAGCCCGAATCAAGCTCACGTATAGCCAGACTTCGGCCAAAAACCCTGGAAATATGTTCTTTTAGTTCAAGACCGAGGTTTTCAAACTCGCCTGTTTGTGTTTTTAAGTCTGGTGATAATTTTTTTCTGATAATATTGTTAATAATTTTAAACATTTTTCTTCACAGATCATTACCCGCATAAGATAAGTTGAAGCTTTTATTGATTACCGGAAAGTCCGGAATGATATTACCTATAACAGCATGTTCAATCGCTAACCAATTACAGAAGGAGGCAGTTAATACTTCCCAACGTTCAATGTTGCCATTTTTTAACTTCAGCCAGTGCAGATTGCGTCCTCGCGGTGCTTCAATCATGGCCAGGGCTTGTCCGGATTTTGGGTGGAAATCCAGGAACACCGGTCCGGATGAACAGTTGGCTATAAGATCTCTTATCAGATTGACTGAAGAAAATATCTCCTCTGACTTTAACTTGAATCTGGCTAGAACGTCACCGGTTGTTTTTACCGGCACCTTGTATTTTAATTCATTGTAAATACTATATGGGTGTAATTGTCGCGTATCGCCATCATAACCGGATGCGCGGGCTACCGGGCCGCTAAGGGAAAGTGGGGCTATTAGCATGGGCAATACGATACCGGTAGTATCGAAACGGTCAATGACTCCTGCGGCTTCATTAACTGTGGATAATGCCGACTCGATTTGACGGCAAAAATTATCCAAATAGCGTTTAAAATCCTGGAGAGCCTGGTGATCGATATCCCGATTTACTCCTCCGGGTTTAATGGCGCCTTTCAGGAACCGGGAGCCGGTGAATGCTGCATTCCAGCGTAGCATTTCTTCTCTCAAAATAAAGAAGGGAGAAGCTCCTACAGGATAAGCAATATCAACCAGCATACCAGCCAGATCTCCAAGATGGGAATATATGCGTTCCATTTCCAGCAGAATCGTTCGCAGCTCCCAAGCGCGTCGGGGTAGTTCAGCACCGGTGATTTTCTCTACTGCCATCGAGAAACAGCACGCATTGGCTGCGCTTTCATCACCGCTCACAGTCTCCGCCAGCTTGACTCCCTCATCAACGGATTTGCCTTCTGCCAATTTATTCAGGCCACGGTGTTTATATCCCAGCCTGGCTTCCAGATTAAATATAGTCTCGCCCATAACACTAAAACGGAAATGTCCCGGCTCTATCACTCCGGCATGTACAGGACCAACTGGAACCTGATATATGCCTTCACCCTCGAATATTTTAAAAGCATATTCTGAAGTCATTCCGGGGCTTGGAGGTACTGTCAATGATCTTGGATTAGATTCAAGCATGGGGTGAAAATCGGCTGGATAGATTTCATGGAGTAATAGCCTGCGGGTATCAGGCGAGCCGGTGAATTCCATGCCGAATAAATCGTTTAATCTGCGTTCAAAGTATATTGCAACTGGAAACTGTCCCCATATGGAAGGTGCCTGGCTTGTTTCAGTTTTGACGGTGATAATCAGAATTGGAGATGGGTACCTAAGTTCAAAAGCATAAAACAGATTAACGCTGGATTTATTGGGATTAAGAATTGCCCATATATCAATCAATGCCAAATCATTGCGGGTGGCTAGCCATCCAATCGCCTCACCGATTTCCTTATAAGGAACATGTAGGTAGTATTCTCCCCCAACACCCTGTTCAAACTGGCTGCTACACTGCTTGGATTCGAGATGGGTTATTAGCCCGGTTGTCAAGATATCCATTAGATGCTCATCCCCAATTCAACACAAATCGTATTGATAATACTGGTTAACCATGATGGGACATATACACCGAGGATTAGCAATAATAAAATACATACAGCAATCGGCAGCTTCATCGAGTTTGGAGTTTTAAACAAAATAATGTCCGAATTGCCTTTTTGGTTGAAAATCCTAAGGAAATAATATCCCATACCGCTGGCAACAACCATAAATAAAACAAGTACAAGCAAAAACAGTAATGGCTTTGCGGCCAGCACGCTCAATATGTTGAATTTCACCAGGAAAACGGGCAAAAGAGGTGTACCTATTGCTGCAGCTATACCTATAATCAGCCCAGTACTGGCTAATGGCTGATAGTGCATTGGTTTGATTACCACGTCGTATTTATTAGAAAGATACTGTCTATGCCATATACCTGCCGAGAAAAAGAGCAAGGCTTTAATAAAGGGCTGGGCAAGCTGATTAAAAACTACCCAGAATAACGCCAGTGGATTAGCTAACCCCATACCAACCAGGGCAAGGCCTGTTTGCTCAATAGCTGAATATGCAATAACCTTTTTTGTATTGGTTCTGGCTAGCAGGCTGAAGGCAGCAACACCTATGGTTAAAACCCCGGTTGACA
This window harbors:
- a CDS encoding cupin domain-containing protein, coding for MIEKIYTYSTTEEKTIEQIIQDDPVQINHMILPKDASLPEHYSNSNVYMIVMRGKLSLKLDDQDVHIYTYGQIVNIPFDTRMNVSNSDDEILEFMVVKAPHPRNYKK
- a CDS encoding proton-conducting transporter membrane subunit, giving the protein YLLAAIYSRGYIDSLLNQKEIDVSLLPVFYGSFCLLELVLIIGFLSNNLVLLWIFIELSTVFSAVLIVTLKAKENITAALKYVFIASTSMLFSFMGIIILFSLSQEAIVGGSLSWTGLMDNAASFNQPAFNVAFILVLIGFGAKSGMAPFHTWMPQAYTKAPSVVSVMYGPVLNLGLFAIIRLFAIGDQVGDTWLVTSSLLSTGVLTIGVAAFSLLARTNTKKVIAYSAIEQTGLALVGMGLANPLALFWVVFNQLAQPFIKALLFFSAGIWHRQYLSNKYDVVIKPMHYQPLASTGLIIGIAAAIGTPLLPVFLVKFNILSVLAAKPLLFLLVLVLFMVVASGMGYYFLRIFNQKGNSDIILFKTPNSMKLPIAVCILLLLILGVYVPSWLTSIINTICVELGMSI
- the nuoB gene encoding NADH-quinone oxidoreductase subunit NuoB yields the protein MFKIINNIIRKKLSPDLKTQTGEFENLGLELKEHISRVFGRSLAIRELDSGSDNSVEIEINNLTTPHYDIGRFGVSFVASPRHADVILITGAVTLNMQNAVLKTYDAMPRPSWVIAVGDDACNGGLLSESYAVLGGADKILPVTFKIPGDPPTPLEIMRGLVAFMKNIRQQKA
- a CDS encoding NADH-quinone oxidoreductase subunit C; its protein translation is MDILTTGLITHLESKQCSSQFEQGVGGEYYLHVPYKEIGEAIGWLATRNDLALIDIWAILNPNKSSVNLFYAFELRYPSPILIITVKTETSQAPSIWGQFPVAIYFERRLNDLFGMEFTGSPDTRRLLLHEIYPADFHPMLESNPRSLTVPPSPGMTSEYAFKIFEGEGIYQVPVGPVHAGVIEPGHFRFSVMGETIFNLEARLGYKHRGLNKLAEGKSVDEGVKLAETVSGDESAANACCFSMAVEKITGAELPRRAWELRTILLEMERIYSHLGDLAGMLVDIAYPVGASPFFILREEMLRWNAAFTGSRFLKGAIKPGGVNRDIDHQALQDFKRYLDNFCRQIESALSTVNEAAGVIDRFDTTGIVLPMLIAPLSLSGPVARASGYDGDTRQLHPYSIYNELKYKVPVKTTGDVLARFKLKSEEIFSSVNLIRDLIANCSSGPVFLDFHPKSGQALAMIEAPRGRNLHWLKLKNGNIERWEVLTASFCNWLAIEHAVIGNIIPDFPVINKSFNLSYAGNDL